GTGCGCTCTATTTTCAATACCTGATCACAATAATCTACTACGGCAGGGCGATGCGTGATGAAGATAACGGTCTTATCATGCGAAGCCAAGATATTCTGAAGGAGTTGACGCTCGGTTTCTGGATCCAATGCACTCGTAGCCTCATCAAAAAGCATGATGCTGCGATTGCGCAACAGACTTCGGGCTATGGCAATACGCTGTGCCTGTCCTTCACTCAAACCTCCTCCCTGCTCGCTGCAAACCGTATCGAGTCCTTGTGGCAATTCCATCACAAAGTCGGCACAACTCGTATGCAAGGCTGCCTGCATCTCCTCATCAGTTGCATTCAACTTGCCTAATCTCAGATTATCACGGATGGTTCCACTCATCAGGGTATTGCCCTGAGGAACATATACGAAGTTGCAACGGTGGCGAGGCGACAGTTCTCCCTGCTTTTTCGACGAATGATAAATCTCAACTTTTCCATGCTGAGGACGGAGCAAGGCCAAAAGCAGACGGATAAGCGTAGTTTTTCCTGCACCCGTTTCTCCCAAAATAGCCGTACAGCTGCCCGGACGGAAATCAAAACTCAGATGATTGATGATATTCGTCTTGTCCAATGACTGGTTCTGATACAAGATTTTTTCCTCTGGAGAAGCCTCAGCCAACTTATAACTATAGCAGACATCCTTCAGTCGGATACCGCAAGGCGAAGGAATCAGGATTGGCTCTCCCTGTTCCTCCAGCGGATTTTCCTCCAGTTCCATCAGTCGCTCTGCTGCCGTAAAGACACTCACGAAGGCAGGAACCAACTTGGTAAGGTTTCGTGCCGGAACCTGTATCTTATTGACCAACTGCAGGAAAGCCGTCATGCCTCCGAAGCTCAGACTGCCGGCACTCATACGAATGGCCGCCCAAAGGAAAGCCACGAGATAACCTAAGGCAAAACCGAAGTTGACTATCAGATTACTGAACACGCTAAACATCGTACGCTTCACCACGTGTCCACGCAATTCCTTCTGTGTATTCTCAA
This is a stretch of genomic DNA from Segatella hominis. It encodes these proteins:
- a CDS encoding ABC transporter ATP-binding protein; translated protein: MKIFKVPKFKYDAKTLLIWLWQAWRGNQLQAVLNASVGLLSVGVSLAQVWAVKRAIDVASHVVEGDIYWAVALMGFLILADFALNVSSVWIRNLLGIKAQNRMQQRMLDRILRSEWHGREKMHSGDVLNRLETDVSNVVNFLTETIPNTLGVLAMFLGAFFYLFSMDKVLSIVIVIMIPIFLAFSKIYVGKMRQLTRQVRDSDSKVQSVLQETIQHRMLIKTLEKDDAMVDKLENTQKELRGHVVKRTMFSVFSNLIVNFGFALGYLVAFLWAAIRMSAGSLSFGGMTAFLQLVNKIQVPARNLTKLVPAFVSVFTAAERLMELEENPLEEQGEPILIPSPCGIRLKDVCYSYKLAEASPEEKILYQNQSLDKTNIINHLSFDFRPGSCTAILGETGAGKTTLIRLLLALLRPQHGKVEIYHSSKKQGELSPRHRCNFVYVPQGNTLMSGTIRDNLRLGKLNATDEEMQAALHTSCADFVMELPQGLDTVCSEQGGGLSEGQAQRIAIARSLLRNRSIMLFDEATSALDPETERQLLQNILASHDKTVIFITHRPAVVDYCDQVLKIERTPR